The DNA region TCGCCCGCCGTGTCGCCCGCGCCGATCCGGCCCGCCAGCAGGCTTTCCTCGAGCTGCGCCTGCAGGCCGGGCAGGACCGCGGTGAGGTCGTCGGCGAGCTGCTGCAGCGCCCCGATGGTCCGGCACAGGTCGGCGGGAGAGGCCTGCTCACCGGCCCGCAACCTGCCGTACAGGTGACGCACGACCGATCCGGCCTGCGCGGCCAGCAGATACGGCGGCTCCTCCGACTTCGGGCTCATTGCCCTGAAATACCCCGTCCACGACCTGCGAAAACAAGTTTGTGCCGAGATGGCCGGGGGTATCACCGGTTGTGAACAACGACGTGCTCACCTTCGGGGTCGAGGAAGAGTTCTTCGTGGTGGACCGGGAGGGTCACCTTTCCCCGGCCGGCGACGCCGTCGTCGACGCCGCGGACGAAGAACAGGGTGAGCTGCAGCAGGAACTCACCCGCTCCCAGGCCGAATCGGCCACCGGTATCTGCACGACACGCGACGAGGCCGAGCGGCAGCTGAGGACCATGCGAACGGAACTGGCCGAAGGCGCCGCAACACGGGGCTGCCGCCTGCTGCCCAGCGGTAGCGCACCGCTCGCGGAAACGGTGCTGCCCGCCATCACCCCGAATCCGCGCTACCAACGGATGTCCGAGCATTTCGGGGCGACCGCGCGGACGTCGCACACCTGCGGCTGTCACGTCCACATCGCCGTCCCCGACCGGGAAACCGGGATCCGGGTGATCGACCATGTGCGGCCCTTCCTGCCCGCGCTGCTGACCGTCACCGCCAATTCCGCGATCTGCGACGGATACGACACCGGGTACGCCAGCTGGCGCTACCAGCAATGGAACCGCTGGCCCTCGGCGGGCGCGCCGCCGCTGTTCGGCTCGCTGGACCACTACGAAAGCATCGTCGACGCCTGGCTCCGGGCGGGCGCCATCCTCGATCGCGCCATGATCTATTGGGACGTAAGGCTTTCCGAGAAACAGCCGACGGTGGAGTTCCGGCTCGGCGACGTCGCGGCCACCGTCGGCGAAGCCGTCCTCTACGGGGTGCTGATCCGCGGCCTGGTCGGCACGATCCTCGCCTCGGACGAACGCCCCTCGAAGCTGTCGAACGAGGTCCTGCGGGCGCAGATCTGGTGCGCGTCGCGCGAAGGACTTTCCGGCCGCTGCCCGCATTTCCGGACCGGGGATCTCGCCCCGGCACGGGACGTGCTCGACGACGTCGTCGCGTTCACCGCCGGCGCCCTGGCCGAGACCGGTGATCTCGACTTCGTC from Amycolatopsis sp. EV170708-02-1 includes:
- a CDS encoding glutamate--cysteine ligase yields the protein MNNDVLTFGVEEEFFVVDREGHLSPAGDAVVDAADEEQGELQQELTRSQAESATGICTTRDEAERQLRTMRTELAEGAATRGCRLLPSGSAPLAETVLPAITPNPRYQRMSEHFGATARTSHTCGCHVHIAVPDRETGIRVIDHVRPFLPALLTVTANSAICDGYDTGYASWRYQQWNRWPSAGAPPLFGSLDHYESIVDAWLRAGAILDRAMIYWDVRLSEKQPTVEFRLGDVAATVGEAVLYGVLIRGLVGTILASDERPSKLSNEVLRAQIWCASREGLSGRCPHFRTGDLAPARDVLDDVVAFTAGALAETGDLDFVRDGCARLAAEGGGADRQRTRFTKRSAAEDVVDLLAVRPS